The nucleotide sequence GGCGGCCGCCGCCGGCGGCGGCGCGGCGGCGGGCTGTGGATCGATTCGAACCTGTGGATAGACCCGGTTGGCGTGCGGCGGCGGCAGCAGCTTAACGTGCAGGAGAACCGCGAGACTTAGCAAAACACCTCCCCAGGACAAGGAGGCTGCCATGCAATTGGCACTCACAGCAGACGAAGCCGCATTCCGCGACGAGCTTCGCAGCTTCTACACCACCAAGATTCCCGAAGACATCCGCCAGCGGGTGCGTCACGCCTCGTCGCTGACCAAGGACGAGGTCGTCACGACGCAGCGAATTTTGAACGAACACGGCCTGGCGGTGCCGAACTGGCCGATCGAATGGGGCGGCAAGGACTGGACACCCACCCAGCACCAGATCTGGTCCGACGAGATGCAATTGGCGTGTGTGCCCGAGCCGCTGAACTTCAACACCAAGATGGTCGGCCCGGTAATCGCCGAGTTCGGCTCGCAGGAGGTCAAGGAGCGATTCCTGCCGGCGACGGCCAACCTCGACATCTGGTGGTGCCAGGGGTTCTCCGAGCCGGAGGCCGGCTCCGACCTGGCGTCACTACGCACCACCGCGGTCCGTGACGGCGACGAGTACGTCGTCAACGGCCAGAAGACCTGGACGACGCTGGCGCAGTGGGCGGACTGGATCTTCTGTCTGGTGCGCACCGACCCGCAGGCGCCCAAGCGCCAGGCCGGGATTTCGTTTCTGCTCTTCGACATGAAGACCCCGGGCATCACGCTGCGGCCGATCAAGACGATCGACGGCGGCGCGGAGATCAACGAGTTGTTCTTCTCCGATGTTCGCGTGCCCGCCAATCAGCTTGTCGGACAAGAGAATCAGGGTTGGACGTACGCTAAATTCCTGCTCGGCAACGAGCGCACCGGCATCGCCGGGGTGGGACGGACCAAGGTGCGCCTCGCCGAGGTGAAAAAGCAGGCCGCGGAGACCGGGATCCTCGACGACCCGCTGTTCGCGGCCCGGCTCGCCGAGGCCGAAAACGAGCTGCTGGCATTGGAACTCACGCAGGCCCGGGTGGTCTCCGATTCCTCGGGCGGCGAGGCCAACCCGGCGTCGTCGGTGCTCAAGCTGCGCGGGAGTCAGTTGCAGCAGGTGGCCACCGAATTGTTGGTCGAGGTGGCCGGGCCGGACGCGTTGCCCGCCGACGGGGACGACATTGCGTCCCCGGACTGGGCACAGAGCAGCGCACCGCGCTATCTCAACTGGCGCAAGGCGTCGATTTACGGCGGCAGCAGCGAAGTGCAACGCAACATCATCGCGTCCACCATTTTGGGATTGTGAGGCAGCCATGGACTTTCAGTTGAGCGACGAGCAGACCCTGCTCCGCGACACCACTCGCGACCTGCTGTCACGCAGCTACGACCCGGAAAGCCGCATCAAGGTGATCGGCTCCGATCTCGGCTGGAGCCGCGAGGTTTGGAGCCAGCTCGCCGATACCGGCATTCTCGGTCTCGGATTCGATCAGGACGAGTCGGGTCAGCTCGAGATCGCGCTGGTGCTCACCGAGGTTGGCCGCCGGTTGGCGCCCGAGCCGATCCTGCACGCCGCGCTTGCGCCCGGCGCGCTGATCGCCCAACTGGGCACCGATGAGCAGAAACAACTTCTCGACGATGTCGCGGCCGGCCAGCATCTGCTGGCCTTCGCGCATCTGGAGCCGGGCCACCGCAAGCCGACCGCGGAAACCTCCACTCGAGCTGCGCGGCAAGGCGATTCGTGGACGCTGACCGGACGCAAGAATCCGGTTTTGGCCGGCGACAGCGCCGAAACCCTGGTCGTCAGCGCCGCGTTGCCCGACGGTGGCACCGGGTTGTTCCTGGTGGACGCCGCCCAGACAAACGCTGTGAGCCGGCGCGGCTACCGAACGTTCGACGGCCAGCGCGGCGCCCAGATCGACCTGGATTCCGCCCCCGCCCAACCCCTCGGCGATGCGGTCGATGCGACCGGGCACATCCGCGACGCGCTCATCCGCGTGCAGTCGGCGTTGTGCTCCGAGGCGGTCGGGGCCATGGAGGAAGCCCTGCGCCTGACCACCGATTACCTCAAGACCCGCAAGCAGTTTGGCGTCACCCTGAGCAAGTTCCAGGCGCTCACCCAGCGGGCCGCCGACATGTACGTCTCGCTGGAATTGGCCCGCAGCATGAGCCTTTACGCCGCGATGTCGATCGCCGACGGCAACCTCGACCCGATGATCGCGTCGCGGGCAAAGCTGCAGATCGGCCGCTCGGGCCGGCACATCGCGCAGGAGTCGATCCAGATGCACGGCGGGATCGGTGTGACCGCGGAATATCCCGTCAGCCACTACGCGGCCAGGCTCACCGCGATCGAGAACACCCTGGGCACCTCGGGCGACCACCTGCACAACCTGATCGAGCACATCGGCGACTACGAGCTAGTTCGCATCTAGTTCGGCCTCGCATACGCACCGGCAACGAAGGCTTGCCGGATTCGACATCGGCGACCGATCACACCGGCTCGGGTGCGGCGGCGGCTTCCGCGTTGTCGGACCGCGCGCCCTGCTGCGAAACCATTTCCGGCAACTGGCCGGCCAGATACTCGGCCAGGCCCCCGATCGTCGGATAGTCGAACACCGCGGTGGCGCTGATCGTGAACGCCCCGCCGAACTGGCTGTGTAACCGGTTGCGGAGTTCGACCGCCATCAGCGAATCCGTCCCCAGGTCCAAGAACCGACTGCTTGCCGCGGGCGGTTGCGCAAGCCGCAGGAAGCCCTGCACTTCGCGCTGCAGGAATTCGGTCAGGAAACGGGCGCGCTGCGCCGCGGGCACCTCCTGGAGCTGCTTGAGCAACTCACTGTCGCCGGTCGCGTCGCCGACCGCGCTGGGCAAAACGAGGTCGAGGATCGGCGGACGAGTGCTGCCCAGCATCTTGGCGGCACGCTGCCAGTTGGCCTTGAGCACGGTGGCCTGCCCGGCTCCGTTGGCGACCACCTCTCCGAGCGCGTTCAGCGCGGCCGTCGGTTCCAGCGGAATGAGGCCTTGCGCACCGATATTGGCGAGTGCGGCCTCCGAGGAGGCCATGCCGCCCTGAGCCCAGGGACCGAAGTTGATCCCGGTTGCCGGCAAACCGCGCGCCTTTCGTTCCGCAACCAGCCCGTCGAGCAGCGCGTTGGCCGTCGAGTAGTTGGCCTGGCCGGGGGAACCGAGCAAGCTGGACACCGAAGACGAGACGATGAAGAACTCGAGGTCGTCGTTCCGCGTCAACCGGTCCAAGTGACAGGCACCGAACGCCTTGGGCGCCAACGTCGTACGGAATCGGTCCGGGGTCTGCTGGGACAACAGCGCGTCGTCGAGGACGCCCGCCAAATGCACCACTCCGCCCAGCGGCGGCAACTCCGCGCGGATCCGCTCCAGCAGCCTTTCCGCCTGCGACTCGTCGCCGACATCGGCCGCGAAGCTGTGGATTCGGCACCGGTAGCGCTCGGTGATGTCCTCGATTGTCCGTCGCGCAACGGCATCGGGCGAGCGCCGGCTGGTCAGCACAATGTCACCCGCACCGAGCTGCGCCAGATAGGCGGCCGTGTGCAGACCGATCGCACCGAGCCCACCGGTGATCAGATAGCTCCGATCGCCGCGCGGCTGCAGTGGGTCCGGCATCTGCAGCACGATCTTCCCGATGTGCCGCGCTTGCTGCATGCGACGAAACGCCGTCTTCGCCTCGGTCAGCGGATAAATCTCGACGGGCAGTGGCGTCCACTCCCCGGTGGCCAACCCGTCGGACACCTCATCGAGCAACCCACGGATGCGGTCGGGGTCGAGCATGCTCGTCATGTCCAATGCGACGATCTCGTAGGCGATGTCGGGACGGACGGCCGCCATCTGCTCGCGCGTCCAGATGTCTCGCTTGGCGATCTCGACGAACCGGCCGTTGCGCGCGGTGGCGCGCACGGTCGCCTCGATGAAGCCTTCGTTGGTGAGGCTGTTCAGCACGACGTCGACGCCGGCGCCGTCGGTGTCGGCGAGGATCTGGTCGGCGAAATCCGTAGTGCGCGAATCGTAGACGTACTCCACACCGAGCTTGTGTAGCGTCGCGCGCTTGTAGGTGCTGGCGGTGGCGAAGACGGTGGCACCATGCTGATGTGCCATCTGGATGGCGGCCAATCCCACGCCACCGCTGGCGGCGTGAATGAGAACCCGATCACCGGGCCGTAGCTGCGCCCAGTCGAACGCGAGCCGAGTGGTGAGTGCCGCGGCGGGAATGGTGGCCGCCGCGACCGCGCTCAGCCCGTCGGGCAGCGGCGCCAGCAACTGGACGGGCACATTGAACCGGCTGGCGAACGCGCCCTGCATGAAGCCGTACACGCGCTGGCCGACCTCGAATCCGGTAACGCCCGGACCCAGTTGGGTGACGACGCCGGCGAAGTCCCCGCCGAGCGGGCCCGGATCGCCCGGGTAGAGGCCCAGCACATTGAGCACCTCCCGGAAGTTCAACCCGCCGGCCTGCACCCGGACCTGCACCAGGCCCTCGGCCGGCGGCGCCACCTCCGCCTCGAGGAGACGCAGGTTGTCGATCGCGCCGCGTTCGGTGGGCATCAGGACGTAATCGGTGGCGCGCGGCACCGTGAGATGGCCACCGCGCGCCCATGGCAGTAGCCGCGACGCCAGGAGCTTCCCTTGCCGCAGTGCGACTTCGGGTTCCTCGAGGGGTGCGCCCAGCAGGCCGGCCAGCGAGTGCACGGCCTGCTCGGATCCGTCGCAATCGACCAGCCGGCAGCGCAGGGCCGGTTCCTCGTTGACGATGGTGCGCCCGAGTCCCCACAGGGCGGCCTGGACCGGGTCGACCGGCTCGCCGGATTCGGTCGCTATGGCGCGTTCGGTGATGATCCACAGGCCGTCGGGAAGTTTGACCGACGCCGCGTCATCGACGGCCTGCAGGGTGTGCACCGCGCCGAGCAGATGGCCGATTTCGGCTTCCAGCCGCGCGGCGGATTCGGCGCTCGACTCGTCTACAGCCGGACCGCAGCTGCGCCAGACGATCCCGGTGAAGGGGTTGCCGCTTTCGTGAGCCTGTGCCAACAGCTGTCCCAGATTCACCGAAGGTGAGGCCCGGTCGAAAGCGACACCGCCCGGCAGTTCGGTCGCCAGTTCGTCGAATCCCGCGACCAGCCAAGCACTGCTTGGCTTTTCGGCGTCGTCGATATCATCGCTCGACGGCACGGGCGGCAGCTCGTGCCAGCCGAGGGTATAGAGCAGCCGGGTGGCATCGCCACCGAGCCCGCGCAACAACGCTTCCCGCGGCGCGCGTTTGACCGTGAATTCGGTGATTCCGCCCAGCCGGCGGCCATCCCGATCGACGAAATCGATGTCGAAGACCTGCGTTTCGCTGTCGAGGGCGCTGGCCCGCCACCGACCGTGGGCATAAAATCGCCGAGGAATCTTCTCCCGCAGCTCCACCTGCTTGTACCGCAACGGCAGCAAGAGATCGTTCATGCCCTGTTCCATCGCGGTAAGCGCGGGGAAGGCCGGGAAGACGATCCCGGTGCACAGATCGAGCAGCACCGGGTGCATCGGCTCGGTTCCGAGGTGTTCGGCTAGTTCGTCGCCGACGCTGAGATCGCCGACCGACTCGTGCTCGCCGACCCACAACGACTTCAGGGATGTGGCCCAGGTTGGGCCCCAAGCCAACTCGTTTTCGGCCATGGTCTCGAACAACTCCTGCGGGCGGCGGCGCTCGGACCGCTCGATCGCCGCTTCGATCGAGTCCGCGGGATCCGCCGCCGGCGCCGCCTCGGCAGTGACATCGGCGACACCGGACACGACGGTGCCGTCCGCGTTCAGCGCCCATGCGGCATCAGCAACGCCGTACGGTCGGCTATGCACCTGGAACTTCCAGCCGCCACCCTCCGGAAGCGGATGCAGAGACAGCTGCACCTCTCGAGAGGCCTTGTCGGGCAGGATGATCGGCTCGTAGAAATAGACGTTTTGCACGCGACCCGGGGCCCCGACGGCGGCCAGCGCCATCATCGCATACGTCGCACCCGGAACGACAACGGTGCCATAGATGACGTGATCGGAAAGCCACGGCTGGGACTTGACCGACAACCGACTGGTGTAGACGGAGTCGCCGGAGGCGAGTTCTTTTGCGCTGCCCAGGATTCCGGATACGGATACGCCTTGACCATCGATGCCGGCGATTCCGGAAGTCTTGGGCCAGAAGCGACGACGCTGGAAGGGATAGGTGGGCAGCTCGAGTCTGCGGCGAGACTGACGGTGCAGCGCGGCCAGCGTGGGCCGATGGCCGCTGACGTACGTCGCGGCCAGGGCCTCGGCGATCTGGCGCCGGTCCCCGACGCCCTTGCGCAGGGACACGATCGCACGCGGCGCGGGCAGGTGTTCCGGCCAGACCTGCACCGCGGCCCCGGTCAGCACCGGTTGCGGACCGATCTCCATCAACACCGAGCAACCCAGCGCCGCCACGGTGCGTACGCTTTCGGCGAACTGCACCGGCTGGCGGGAATGCCGCCGCCAATATTGCGCGTCCAGTGGGGTTTCCGGCGTGAGCACGGTGCCGGTGCGGTTGCAGACCAGCGGCAACCGTGGCGCGGCGTATTGCAACTGCGTTGCGTAAGACTCGAATTCACCGAGGACCGGCTCCAGCAACTCCGAGTGGAAGGCGTGGCTGGTCTCTAGCCAGCTGCACCGGATCCCGTCGCTGCCACACGTGCCGAAGATCTGTTCTAAGTCGGCGCCGGGACCGGACAACACCGTGTTGGGTCCGTTGTAGGCGGCGACCGACACCCGGGGGAACTGGCCGGCGATCTCCTCGACATACTTGGCGTCGGCGAACACCGCGACCATGCGCCCACCGTCGGGCAGGCTGCCAAACAACCTGCCGCGCTCGGCCATCAGCCGCGCCCCGTCCTCGATGCTGAAGACCCCCGCCAGACAGGCCGCCGCGTATTGGCCGACGCTGTGCCCCAGTACGACGTCGGGCTGGACGCCCCACGACTGCCACAGCCGGGCCAAGCCCATTTCCACGGCGAACAGCGCAGGTTGCGCAAACGACGTGTACCGTAACGTCTCTCCGGCTTCACCACCGCGTTCGGTGGCGAACAGCACCTCGAGCAACGGGCGGGACAAGATCGGATCGACGGCGTCCGCACAGCGCGTCAGCGTTTCCGCGAAAACCGGCTCTGCGTCGAACAATTCGCGCGCCATTCCCGGGTACTGGCTGCCTTGCCCGGTGAATAACCACGCCGTTGTCGGGCGGTCCGTGCATTCGCCACGCACCACGCCCGGTCGCATCCGGTTCTCGGCCAGGTCGGCCAGCGCCTCGCGGGCCCCCTGAACCGAATCCACCACCAGCGCGGCCCGGTATTCGAAATGCGAACGCCCGGACCAAGCCGTGAAGCACACGTCGGCGACGTCAATCTTGGGGTGGGCGTTCAACCATTCCCCATATCGCTCCGCCAATGCCACCAGCGCCTGTGGTGACCGTGCGGACAGCGGGAGTACGCCGACCAACTCATCCGGAGCGTCGCACTCCGCGGCCGCACCCATTTGACCGGCGCCCGTCGAGTATTCGTCGGCGGTCGCCGCCGGCTGCGGGGCCTCCTCGATCAGCACGTGCGCGTTTGTGCCGGTGAAACCGAAGGAACTGACGCCGGCGCGGCGCGGCCTGCCGTTGGTTTGCCACGGAATCGGCCTGTCCACAACCCGCACCGGCAGCGAGTCCCACGGGATGTGCGGCGAGGGTGTCTCGAAATGCAGGCTGGGCGGCAGCATCTCGTGTTGCAGCGACAACACGACCTTGATCAGCCCGGCGACGCCCGACGCGGACTCCAGGTGGCCGATGTTCGTTTTCACCGACCCGATCAACAGCGGCCGGTCCGCGTCGCGAGCGCCACCATAGACGGCGCCGGCGGCCTGCACCTCGATCGGGTCACCCAGCGAGGTGCCCGTCCCGTGCGCCTCGAGGTAGTCAATGTCACCGCCGGTGAGGCCGGCGCGCGCCAGTGCCGTGGCGATAAGCCGTTGCTGCGCACCCCCATTGGGCACCGTCAGACCGCTGGAGGCGCCGTCTTGGTTCACCGCGCTGGCCGGGATGACCGCGCAAATCCGATCGCCGTCGCGGGTCGCATCGCTCAGCCTCTTGAGCACCAGAATCCCGCAGCCCTCGCTGCGCACATAGCCGTCGGCGGAGGCGTCGAAGGTCTTGCATCGCCCCACCGGGGACAGCATCCTGGCGCGCGAAGCGGCGATGATCGATACCGGACTCAGCAAGACATTCACACCACCGGCCAACGCCAAATCGCAGTCACCGGAATGCAATGCCTGGCAGGCCTGATGGACGGCCACCAACGACGAGCTGCACGCGGTATCCACCGCCACCGCCGGACCTTCTAGCCCGAGCGCAAAGGCCACCCGGCCCGACACGGCATTGAGCGCATTGCCGGTGATGAAGTGGGGCTCGATCTTCTCGACCGAGTCGGCCGACAACAGGTGCGAATACTCATTGGTGCCGACCCCGACAAAGATGCCGCTTCGGGTGCCGCGCAATGCGGAGGGCGCGTAGCCGGCCCTTTCCAGGCCCTCCCACACCGTTTCCAGCATCAGCCGCTGCTGGGGATCGATCCAAACGGCCTCGCGCGGTGAAATCCCGAAGAATTCCGGGTCGAATCCGTCGATTTCGTCGAGGAATCCGCCGAAGCGGCTGTAGATCTTGCCCGGAGTCTCCGGATCCGGGTCGTAAAACTCGTCGACGTCGAATCGGTCCTCCGGGATCTCCCGGATCGCATCGACACCGCCGTGCAACATCTCCCAGAACGCGTCCGGATCCGGCGCTCCGGGAAAACGGCACGCGACCGACACGATCGCGATCGGCTCGTCGGTGCCCCCGGGCGCCGGCGAACGCACCGCCGAAGCGAGCGGGGTCCCTTCAGACACCCGATCGCCGAGCCCGAGGACGTCGTCGAGCAGGTAATCCACCACGTCGGAAAGCCGCGGATAGTCCATTGCCAGGGTCGCCGGCACCTCCGCGCCCACGGCCGCCTCGATGCGGCGCCGCAATTCGATGGCCATCAGCGAATCCATGCCGAGATCGAAGAATCCGGCGTCCGCACGGATCTCCGCGGCATCGACCCGCGTCACCTCCGACACCGCGCCGCGCAAATGATCCGCGAGAATTTTCCGACGCTGCCGCACCGGCGCCTGGGTGAGCTGCTCGACCAGTTGTGTCTTCCCGGACGGCCCAGACACTGACGGTGCCGACTCGGGCACCTCGCGCTCCAACTCGGCCATGAACGACCGCCGCCCCGCCTGTTGGTAGAGGGGCAGGAAGCGGGTCCAGTCGATGCGGGCCACCACCCCTTGCCCGGACGAATCCGCCAGCAGATCGGCCAGTCCCGCCAGTGCGTCGACGGGCGACAAGGCCCGGATCCCGCGCTGCGCCAGCCGCGAACGCGCCTCCTCGTTGGCCATGCCCGCCGACCAGGGACCGAAATTGACGCTGACCCCCGACACGCCGCGCTCACGCAGCCGCCAGGCCAGCCCGTCGAGGAAGGCGTTGGCCGCGCCGTAGGCGCTCTGACCGAACCCACCCCACACCGACGCGATCGAGGACGTGCTGAGGAAGAAATCGAGTTGCAGATCCGCCGTGGCCTCGCTCAAATGCCAAGCACCCCAAACCTTCCCGGCGAACACGCGGTCCAGTTCGGCTTGAGCTTCCGGGTCACGGGAACGCAGCGGGCTGGTACCGACCTCGCCCGCGGCATGGACGATGCCGGCCAGCGGCGGCAGTTCGG is from Mycobacterium conspicuum and encodes:
- a CDS encoding acyl-CoA dehydrogenase family protein, which gives rise to MQLALTADEAAFRDELRSFYTTKIPEDIRQRVRHASSLTKDEVVTTQRILNEHGLAVPNWPIEWGGKDWTPTQHQIWSDEMQLACVPEPLNFNTKMVGPVIAEFGSQEVKERFLPATANLDIWWCQGFSEPEAGSDLASLRTTAVRDGDEYVVNGQKTWTTLAQWADWIFCLVRTDPQAPKRQAGISFLLFDMKTPGITLRPIKTIDGGAEINELFFSDVRVPANQLVGQENQGWTYAKFLLGNERTGIAGVGRTKVRLAEVKKQAAETGILDDPLFAARLAEAENELLALELTQARVVSDSSGGEANPASSVLKLRGSQLQQVATELLVEVAGPDALPADGDDIASPDWAQSSAPRYLNWRKASIYGGSSEVQRNIIASTILGL
- a CDS encoding acyl-CoA dehydrogenase family protein, which produces MDFQLSDEQTLLRDTTRDLLSRSYDPESRIKVIGSDLGWSREVWSQLADTGILGLGFDQDESGQLEIALVLTEVGRRLAPEPILHAALAPGALIAQLGTDEQKQLLDDVAAGQHLLAFAHLEPGHRKPTAETSTRAARQGDSWTLTGRKNPVLAGDSAETLVVSAALPDGGTGLFLVDAAQTNAVSRRGYRTFDGQRGAQIDLDSAPAQPLGDAVDATGHIRDALIRVQSALCSEAVGAMEEALRLTTDYLKTRKQFGVTLSKFQALTQRAADMYVSLELARSMSLYAAMSIADGNLDPMIASRAKLQIGRSGRHIAQESIQMHGGIGVTAEYPVSHYAARLTAIENTLGTSGDHLHNLIEHIGDYELVRI
- a CDS encoding type I polyketide synthase, giving the protein MASVESLMEPASGSAGFAIVGYAARFPGAADADEFWQVLAEGRDAVSEVPPDRWDADEFFDADPDAPGKMVTRRAGLVDDVTGFDAPFFGMSAREVRSMDPQHRILLETAWRAVEHSGTAPTALANSNTGVFMGLSTHDYLGMASDELTYAEIEAYLASGTSSAAAAGRISYRLGLQGPAVAVDTACSSSLVAIHQACQALRLGECDLALAGGVNMLLTPATMITFSRAHMLAPDGRCKTFDAAADGYVRGEGCGVIVVKRLADAIRDGDRIRAVIRGSAVNQDGASGGLTVPNGVAQQKVIAAALQCADVAPGDVGYLEAHGTGTSLGDPIEAQAAATVFGAGRDANRPLLMGSVKTNIGHLEAAAGIAGVLKVVLSLEHRLLPQHLHFRTPSPHIPWDQLAVRVVQEPTPWEANGRPRIAGVSSFGFSGTNAHVVLEEAPDQAVRAAAAPAADARFSVLALSARTPAALITIADQYRTWLSEHPEATLADLCFTAGVGRAHLEHRAALVVNSTESARDLLGALADDRPTPGLARGVSDEAPKTAWLFTGQGSQYAGMARELFDTEPVFAETLTRCAGVLADVLEKPLLDVIFDTDSPDAEETLRQTAYAQPALFAVEMGLARLWQSWGFEPDVVLGHSVGQYSAACVAGVFGLEDGALLMAERGRLFGGLPAGGRMVAVFTAAERVEALTDEFPSLSVAAYNGANTVLSGPAQDLDQAVVRLTADGVRCDWLDTSHAFHSALLDPILDEFESFANRFNFGPPQQILVCNRTGAALGASARLDGSYWRRHARQPVEFAKSVRTLADLDCKVLLEIGPQPVLTAAALRAWPDPASAPRAIASLRRNNADHRQITEALADAYVSGHLPDFAAVVGPARKLDLPTYPFEHRQYWFHENRVGPSQRTSRLHTDAVRLLDDGRIEELAALLDGDSVNERTLDVLTRLAAQHNQQRKTQSIAEDRYEIRWAKSTARGSSDADEGSAWLLFGDDGEVVRPLAAALTARGHRHRILGLPTSDTDEERLEIALRAAVADEPTLRILHVDALGSDTAPSMRSLERMQQRVLGGARRLFRAAVAAELRRPIWLITRGAQRITDTDMVSPDQSCLWGFGRAASLEHPQLWGGLADLAEGTADEWFRLINQIAASRDGDIREDQVALRGDAVYVPRLARRVGQPGATPLALRADATYLVTGGLGALGLEIAGYLAAHGARHLVLTSRRSPSAAAQARIDALRGQRGCEVRVAAADVADAHDVARLLATIKAELPPLAGIVHAAGEVGTSPLRSRDPEAQAELDRVFAGKVWGAWHLSEATADLQLDFFLSTSSIASVWGGFGQSAYGAANAFLDGLAWRLRERGVSGVSVNFGPWSAGMANEEARSRLAQRGIRALSPVDALAGLADLLADSSGQGVVARIDWTRFLPLYQQAGRRSFMAELEREVPESAPSVSGPSGKTQLVEQLTQAPVRQRRKILADHLRGAVSEVTRVDAAEIRADAGFFDLGMDSLMAIELRRRIEAAVGAEVPATLAMDYPRLSDVVDYLLDDVLGLGDRVSEGTPLASAVRSPAPGGTDEPIAIVSVACRFPGAPDPDAFWEMLHGGVDAIREIPEDRFDVDEFYDPDPETPGKIYSRFGGFLDEIDGFDPEFFGISPREAVWIDPQQRLMLETVWEGLERAGYAPSALRGTRSGIFVGVGTNEYSHLLSADSVEKIEPHFITGNALNAVSGRVAFALGLEGPAVAVDTACSSSLVAVHQACQALHSGDCDLALAGGVNVLLSPVSIIAASRARMLSPVGRCKTFDASADGYVRSEGCGILVLKRLSDATRDGDRICAVIPASAVNQDGASSGLTVPNGGAQQRLIATALARAGLTGGDIDYLEAHGTGTSLGDPIEVQAAGAVYGGARDADRPLLIGSVKTNIGHLESASGVAGLIKVVLSLQHEMLPPSLHFETPSPHIPWDSLPVRVVDRPIPWQTNGRPRRAGVSSFGFTGTNAHVLIEEAPQPAATADEYSTGAGQMGAAAECDAPDELVGVLPLSARSPQALVALAERYGEWLNAHPKIDVADVCFTAWSGRSHFEYRAALVVDSVQGAREALADLAENRMRPGVVRGECTDRPTTAWLFTGQGSQYPGMARELFDAEPVFAETLTRCADAVDPILSRPLLEVLFATERGGEAGETLRYTSFAQPALFAVEMGLARLWQSWGVQPDVVLGHSVGQYAAACLAGVFSIEDGARLMAERGRLFGSLPDGGRMVAVFADAKYVEEIAGQFPRVSVAAYNGPNTVLSGPGADLEQIFGTCGSDGIRCSWLETSHAFHSELLEPVLGEFESYATQLQYAAPRLPLVCNRTGTVLTPETPLDAQYWRRHSRQPVQFAESVRTVAALGCSVLMEIGPQPVLTGAAVQVWPEHLPAPRAIVSLRKGVGDRRQIAEALAATYVSGHRPTLAALHRQSRRRLELPTYPFQRRRFWPKTSGIAGIDGQGVSVSGILGSAKELASGDSVYTSRLSVKSQPWLSDHVIYGTVVVPGATYAMMALAAVGAPGRVQNVYFYEPIILPDKASREVQLSLHPLPEGGGWKFQVHSRPYGVADAAWALNADGTVVSGVADVTAEAAPAADPADSIEAAIERSERRRPQELFETMAENELAWGPTWATSLKSLWVGEHESVGDLSVGDELAEHLGTEPMHPVLLDLCTGIVFPAFPALTAMEQGMNDLLLPLRYKQVELREKIPRRFYAHGRWRASALDSETQVFDIDFVDRDGRRLGGITEFTVKRAPREALLRGLGGDATRLLYTLGWHELPPVPSSDDIDDAEKPSSAWLVAGFDELATELPGGVAFDRASPSVNLGQLLAQAHESGNPFTGIVWRSCGPAVDESSAESAARLEAEIGHLLGAVHTLQAVDDAASVKLPDGLWIITERAIATESGEPVDPVQAALWGLGRTIVNEEPALRCRLVDCDGSEQAVHSLAGLLGAPLEEPEVALRQGKLLASRLLPWARGGHLTVPRATDYVLMPTERGAIDNLRLLEAEVAPPAEGLVQVRVQAGGLNFREVLNVLGLYPGDPGPLGGDFAGVVTQLGPGVTGFEVGQRVYGFMQGAFASRFNVPVQLLAPLPDGLSAVAAATIPAAALTTRLAFDWAQLRPGDRVLIHAASGGVGLAAIQMAHQHGATVFATASTYKRATLHKLGVEYVYDSRTTDFADQILADTDGAGVDVVLNSLTNEGFIEATVRATARNGRFVEIAKRDIWTREQMAAVRPDIAYEIVALDMTSMLDPDRIRGLLDEVSDGLATGEWTPLPVEIYPLTEAKTAFRRMQQARHIGKIVLQMPDPLQPRGDRSYLITGGLGAIGLHTAAYLAQLGAGDIVLTSRRSPDAVARRTIEDITERYRCRIHSFAADVGDESQAERLLERIRAELPPLGGVVHLAGVLDDALLSQQTPDRFRTTLAPKAFGACHLDRLTRNDDLEFFIVSSSVSSLLGSPGQANYSTANALLDGLVAERKARGLPATGINFGPWAQGGMASSEAALANIGAQGLIPLEPTAALNALGEVVANGAGQATVLKANWQRAAKMLGSTRPPILDLVLPSAVGDATGDSELLKQLQEVPAAQRARFLTEFLQREVQGFLRLAQPPAASSRFLDLGTDSLMAVELRNRLHSQFGGAFTISATAVFDYPTIGGLAEYLAGQLPEMVSQQGARSDNAEAAAAPEPV